The Hymenobacter oligotrophus genome has a window encoding:
- a CDS encoding sodium:solute symporter family transporter, translating to MRNDLALIDLLVFLVYLVGVSLYGYYIYRRKQRAEADSKDFFLAEGSLTWWAIGASMIASNISAEQFIGMSGGGFVQGIAIAAYEWVAALILIFVAVFFMPIYLREKIYTMPQFLEQRYNATLSLIMSVFWLFLYVLVNLTAILYLGALAINNIVGGESFHLILLALAVFALLLTLGGMKVVGYTDVVQVTVLIVGGLATTYIALTLVSQKFGLGNDVLAGFSAMMNDADDHFHMIFEKPGPNAPAAETARYLALPGLAMYAGGQWVANLNYWGCNQYITQRALGADLNTARTGILFAGLLKLIMPIIVMLPGIAAYVLHKNGGLQAEMASTGAFNPDNAYSAILAFLPNGLKGMALAALTAAIVASLAGKANSISTIFTLDIYQRYLNPSADEKQLVWVGRLTIFAAMLLAVFLTWKDVLGISGEGGFTFIQKYTGFISPGIVAVFVLGMFWKRTTAPAAVAGILAGFLLSVLFNNYAPALFGPETVLYTAFRNAQGAYEIPFLVSMGWSFFFTVALMVVISLFGPRVNPKALVLNAAMFRVSPQNTFLIVLILLMVSALYIKFW from the coding sequence ATGCGCAACGATCTAGCTCTTATCGACCTGCTGGTCTTTCTTGTTTACCTCGTGGGTGTGTCGTTGTACGGCTACTACATCTACCGGCGCAAGCAGCGGGCCGAGGCCGATTCCAAGGACTTTTTCCTGGCCGAAGGCTCGCTCACGTGGTGGGCCATTGGCGCGTCGATGATTGCCTCCAACATTTCGGCCGAGCAATTCATCGGCATGTCGGGAGGCGGCTTTGTGCAGGGCATTGCCATTGCGGCCTACGAGTGGGTGGCGGCGCTCATCCTGATTTTTGTGGCGGTGTTCTTCATGCCCATTTACCTGCGCGAGAAGATTTACACCATGCCGCAGTTTCTGGAGCAGCGCTACAACGCCACGCTTAGCCTGATTATGAGCGTGTTCTGGCTGTTTCTCTACGTGCTCGTCAACCTCACGGCCATTTTGTACCTAGGGGCGCTGGCCATCAACAACATCGTGGGCGGCGAGAGTTTTCACCTGATCCTGCTGGCTTTGGCCGTGTTTGCGCTGCTGCTGACCCTGGGTGGCATGAAGGTGGTGGGCTACACCGACGTGGTGCAGGTAACGGTGCTCATCGTGGGCGGCCTGGCTACCACGTACATCGCCCTCACGCTCGTCAGCCAAAAGTTTGGCCTCGGCAACGATGTGCTGGCCGGCTTTTCGGCCATGATGAACGACGCCGACGACCACTTTCACATGATCTTCGAGAAACCCGGCCCCAACGCCCCCGCGGCCGAAACCGCGCGGTACCTGGCGCTGCCGGGCCTGGCCATGTACGCCGGCGGGCAATGGGTGGCCAACCTCAACTACTGGGGCTGCAACCAGTACATTACGCAGCGCGCCCTAGGTGCCGACCTCAACACGGCGCGCACGGGCATCCTGTTCGCGGGTTTGCTGAAGCTTATCATGCCCATCATCGTGATGCTGCCGGGCATTGCGGCCTACGTGCTGCACAAAAACGGCGGCCTGCAAGCCGAAATGGCCTCCACCGGCGCCTTCAACCCCGACAACGCCTATTCGGCCATTCTTGCCTTTTTGCCCAACGGCTTGAAGGGCATGGCGTTGGCCGCCCTCACGGCCGCCATCGTCGCCTCGCTGGCCGGCAAAGCCAACTCCATTTCCACCATCTTTACGCTCGATATTTACCAGCGCTACCTCAACCCATCGGCCGACGAAAAGCAGCTGGTGTGGGTGGGCCGCCTGACCATTTTTGCGGCCATGCTGCTGGCCGTTTTCCTGACGTGGAAAGACGTGCTCGGCATCAGCGGCGAAGGCGGTTTCACGTTCATTCAGAAATACACGGGCTTCATCTCGCCCGGCATTGTGGCCGTGTTCGTGCTGGGCATGTTCTGGAAGCGCACCACTGCTCCGGCCGCCGTGGCAGGCATTCTGGCGGGTTTTCTGCTGTCGGTGCTGTTCAACAACTACGCGCCCGCGCTGTTCGGGCCCGAAACGGTGCTCTACACGGCGTTCCGCAATGCGCAGGGCGCGTACGAAATTCCCTTCCTGGTCAGCATGGGGTGGTCGTTCTTTTTCACGGTAGCGCTCATGGTCGTTATCAGCCTGTTCGGACCTAGGGTAAATCCCAAAGCCTTGGTACTGAATGCCGCCATGTTCCGCGTAAGCCCGCAAAACACCTTCCTCATCGTGCTCATTTTGCTGATGGTGTCGGCGCTGTACATCAAGTTTTGGTGA
- a CDS encoding zinc dependent phospholipase C family protein has product MFNFSRRNRRLVLATALLLAAPSLLFAWGNWGHQRINRAAVLALPAAMRTFFYNHIDYVVTESVIPDSRKYSINDKAEFPRHYIDLEEYGPVADIPQAAADAYKKYDAETLDKHGRLPWYMQDMLAKLTTAMKNQRKDEILFLAADLGHYIGDAHQPLHTSSNHDGQRTGQRGIHAFYESQLPEQFGKNYNFKLAEPKLIQDPVAESWRIIAQSHAAIDTMLTIEKKLSAETPKEALYVLNADGQVKKNVFNSWVHTPTYSAAYHKALNNMIERQMRNAAQTTANFWYTAWVNAGKPDLTKLDSEYTTKSNQKNLQTELKLIQKGKLVDFSSFAEFPAN; this is encoded by the coding sequence ATGTTCAATTTTAGCCGCCGTAACCGCCGTTTGGTATTGGCTACGGCCCTGCTGCTCGCCGCTCCGTCGTTGCTGTTTGCTTGGGGCAACTGGGGCCACCAACGCATCAACCGCGCGGCCGTGCTGGCCTTGCCGGCTGCCATGCGCACGTTTTTCTACAACCACATCGATTACGTGGTGACGGAATCGGTTATTCCCGATTCGCGCAAGTACAGCATCAACGACAAAGCCGAGTTTCCGCGCCATTACATCGACCTGGAGGAGTACGGGCCCGTGGCCGACATTCCGCAAGCCGCGGCCGACGCCTACAAGAAATACGACGCCGAAACCCTCGACAAGCACGGCCGCCTGCCGTGGTACATGCAGGACATGCTGGCCAAACTGACCACGGCCATGAAAAACCAGCGCAAGGACGAAATCCTGTTCCTGGCCGCCGACCTGGGCCACTACATCGGCGATGCGCACCAGCCGCTGCACACCTCCTCCAACCACGACGGCCAGCGCACCGGCCAACGCGGCATTCACGCTTTTTACGAGTCGCAGCTGCCCGAGCAGTTTGGCAAAAACTACAACTTCAAGCTCGCCGAGCCAAAGCTGATCCAGGACCCCGTGGCCGAATCGTGGCGCATTATCGCCCAAAGCCACGCCGCCATCGACACGATGCTGACCATCGAGAAAAAGCTATCGGCCGAAACGCCCAAAGAGGCGCTTTACGTGCTGAATGCCGATGGTCAGGTGAAGAAAAACGTGTTCAATAGCTGGGTGCACACGCCTACCTACTCGGCCGCTTACCACAAGGCGCTCAACAACATGATTGAGCGCCAGATGCGCAACGCCGCCCAAACCACGGCTAATTTTTGGTACACCGCTTGGGTTAACGCCGGCAAGCCCGACCTCACGAAGCTCGACAGCGAATACACCACCAAAAGCAACCAAAAAAACCTGCAAACCGAGCTGAAACTGATTCAGAAAGGCAAGCTCGTCGACTTTTCCTCCTTCGCCGAATTTCCGGCCAACTAG
- a CDS encoding flavin monoamine oxidase family protein: MTEAEILIVGGGAAGLMAARELSQAGKRVVLLEARPRLGGRIHTFCGEGFTAPTEAGAEFMHGEVPLTRALLAEAGIACHDTAGEVYEVEHGRAQVSEGMFEELPALLEHLHTLEHDMPLADYLTQYFAGEQHAALRTWATRFAEGYDAADAQRVSVLALRDEWTAGGAEDSPRPVGGYSQLIDYLARGCQAAGAAVHLGHVVQTVRWQPGRGEVLCTNGQRFAAPRLLLTLPLGVLQATSGQHGHVAFEPELPHLRTAAHALGFGPVIKVLLEFDTAFWETAAPGLHQPLPAMGFVFSDAPVPTWWSQLPDGRPLLTGWVAGPAAHHLRHATPEAVLQLALESVAYLLGSTVAAVRAQLVAHKVANWGADAYALGAYTYATVGGNQARAALAQPVADTLFFAGEAVYEGPAMGTVEAALVSGQQAARQLLAQP, translated from the coding sequence ATGACGGAAGCAGAAATCCTGATTGTGGGTGGGGGTGCCGCGGGTTTGATGGCTGCGCGCGAGCTAAGCCAGGCCGGCAAACGCGTGGTGCTGCTCGAAGCCCGCCCACGCCTGGGTGGCCGCATCCATACCTTTTGCGGCGAAGGCTTTACGGCCCCTACCGAGGCCGGCGCCGAGTTCATGCACGGCGAGGTGCCGCTTACCCGAGCGCTGCTCGCCGAAGCCGGCATTGCCTGCCACGACACCGCGGGCGAGGTGTACGAGGTGGAGCACGGCCGGGCGCAGGTTTCGGAAGGCATGTTTGAAGAATTGCCTGCGCTCTTGGAGCACCTGCACACCCTCGAGCACGACATGCCCCTGGCCGATTACCTAACCCAGTACTTCGCCGGCGAGCAGCACGCCGCCTTGCGCACCTGGGCCACGCGCTTTGCCGAAGGCTACGACGCCGCCGACGCCCAGCGCGTAAGCGTGCTGGCCCTACGCGACGAATGGACCGCCGGCGGCGCCGAAGATTCGCCCCGCCCCGTGGGTGGCTACAGCCAGCTTATCGATTACCTAGCGCGAGGTTGCCAAGCCGCCGGCGCCGCTGTGCACCTAGGGCACGTGGTGCAAACCGTACGCTGGCAACCCGGCCGCGGCGAGGTGCTTTGCACCAACGGGCAGCGCTTTGCAGCCCCGCGCCTGCTGCTAACCCTGCCGCTGGGCGTGCTGCAGGCCACCAGCGGGCAGCACGGCCACGTAGCGTTCGAGCCCGAGCTGCCGCACTTGCGCACCGCCGCCCACGCGCTGGGGTTTGGGCCCGTTATCAAAGTGCTGCTGGAGTTTGATACGGCGTTTTGGGAAACCGCGGCCCCGGGGCTGCATCAACCCCTGCCCGCCATGGGCTTTGTGTTTTCGGATGCGCCGGTGCCCACGTGGTGGTCGCAGCTGCCCGATGGGCGCCCGCTGCTTACCGGCTGGGTAGCCGGCCCCGCCGCCCACCATTTGCGCCATGCCACACCCGAGGCGGTGCTGCAGCTGGCCCTCGAGTCGGTGGCGTATTTGCTGGGCAGCACCGTGGCAGCGGTGCGTGCGCAACTGGTGGCGCACAAAGTGGCCAACTGGGGCGCCGATGCATATGCCCTAGGTGCCTATACCTACGCCACCGTGGGGGGCAACCAGGCCCGGGCCGCGCTGGCCCAACCCGTGGCTGATACGTTGTTTTTTGCCGGCGAGGCCGTGTACGAAGGCCCCGCCATGGGCACCGTGGAGGCGGCGTTGGTCAGCGGGCAGCAAGCAGCCCGGCAGTTGCTGGCCCAGCCGTAA
- a CDS encoding NUDIX hydrolase, translating to MERWKVLKSELVVNHRWYKLRRDHVELPTGQVLDDYFVSVRPNVVLVFPLTADNHVVLVRQYKHAAADVFIELPGGVVDEGENTPLEAARRELLEETGYATDELEQVLDVSDNPTKDTNRIYFFVARNARRVAEQKLDDTENIEVLTVPLAEIEGMIVSGQIRVAGSVALCLLALRKLQPLRT from the coding sequence ATGGAACGGTGGAAAGTTTTGAAGTCGGAGCTGGTGGTAAACCACCGCTGGTACAAGCTGCGGCGCGACCACGTGGAGCTGCCCACCGGCCAGGTGCTTGATGATTACTTCGTGAGCGTGCGGCCCAATGTGGTGCTGGTGTTTCCGCTCACGGCCGATAACCATGTGGTGCTGGTGCGTCAGTACAAGCACGCCGCCGCCGATGTGTTTATCGAGCTGCCCGGCGGCGTGGTCGACGAAGGCGAAAACACCCCGCTCGAAGCTGCCCGCCGCGAGCTGCTCGAAGAAACGGGTTACGCCACCGACGAGCTGGAGCAGGTGCTCGATGTAAGCGACAACCCCACCAAAGACACCAATCGCATTTACTTTTTTGTGGCCCGCAACGCCCGGCGCGTAGCCGAGCAAAAGCTCGACGACACCGAAAACATTGAGGTGCTCACCGTGCCGCTGGCCGAAATCGAGGGCATGATTGTAAGCGGGCAAATTCGGGTGGCTGGCTCGGTAGCGCTCTGCCTCTTGGCACTGCGCAAGCTGCAGCCCCTGCGCACCTAG
- a CDS encoding AsmA family protein — translation MVLKHFRKAALLALLLGAAVGAAVWLLLGTRAGRQQLEQQLREQLRQSTALVVSPYEVRFSAWQHFPHFTATVRGLALTDTAHGQAREVLQIGQADLRLHALALLRGQVQVRRLHLANVVLRSYVDSAGRSWAVRGRGTQSGPAEPLPFELKILHLSNVRLQFRNDYKRSAFAAVVHNAQLQARQATGVLQLQGQLAGNLEQLRTRRGTVLARQPVRAWVRYQYSFARRQGTLEKSGFTLHGDTLHVAGTHTAHRLGGQRLHISIQGKQPLSRVLPRMLPHSLGAYVAEARSPSKAHIEHRLQGVSGPTTWPRSTTRLQLRNAQLSWPDSARRIRRWNMLAVLDNGPAHHPRTTTLRLEHCRIFSSVGELDVQLTLRDFRRPYLVGRLRGRTDLPALAALVAPGFWQGRAGSAELDVALRGLLPPPPGQLRPRLSAENLQARGTVVLRNAAFRLPDRNAEVRRLNVHLRMQDSVWQLGNLAGEVDGMRFRATATATHLLDYFTGLSATTHVTGRFALDELRIARLRELLRPAAPRASSPARAAAPRRTAPADTSLLPPGLRLNIELSCQRLLLPADTVYRLATVLQHDRRRTWLRNLTAQVWGGQVRGQASWPAAEAHRPAPPGFRLDVRFGTLSYQRAVHLLTAKPKRHSAAPATALSEMLLAANGQATCYITTLKLPANGQVQNLRLQVLKTGNTLRMPYLLFGAPGGGVGRANATARLSGGALAAANANLELRYRTLDVQRLLLQLASLAPDEAPQAPVSVKPNGNGTSRMLTDGRLSARLRVRAEQVQYGVLTGTNFRALSTLQPGTARLEECALNAFGGQFRLRGRLQTTAVQGLHPLHAQLDLRNVALPQLFRLADALQFDVLGSQNIRGTLHCNADVRTTLDANFLPAAARTVGYARADVNHLELLNIAALEEAFKLAGARRTSHLVFEPVSSRFFFDRGTVLIPSLHLNSNLTDLDVSGFYNLGGQANLYLGLSPLQALLGNNTKRVGRILRDEPARRPGRSLTYVNLRRAPRGRNNLRLFKGHAKRQQQTLLQQQCRQLLLTHPLDTTLNLLQ, via the coding sequence ATGGTGCTAAAGCATTTTCGGAAAGCGGCCCTGTTGGCCCTGCTGCTCGGCGCCGCCGTGGGCGCAGCGGTGTGGCTGCTGCTGGGCACGCGCGCAGGCCGGCAGCAGCTGGAGCAGCAATTGCGCGAACAACTGCGGCAGAGTACCGCGTTGGTGGTAAGCCCTTACGAGGTGCGCTTTTCGGCCTGGCAGCACTTTCCGCACTTTACGGCCACGGTGCGCGGTTTGGCGCTTACCGACACCGCCCACGGCCAAGCCCGCGAGGTGCTGCAAATTGGGCAAGCCGATTTGCGCCTGCACGCGCTGGCGCTGCTGCGGGGCCAAGTGCAAGTGCGGCGCCTGCACCTGGCCAATGTAGTGCTGCGCAGTTACGTCGATTCAGCCGGGCGTAGCTGGGCCGTGCGCGGCCGAGGCACCCAGTCGGGGCCAGCGGAGCCCTTGCCCTTCGAGCTTAAAATTCTACACCTCAGCAACGTACGCTTGCAGTTTCGCAACGACTACAAGCGCAGTGCCTTTGCCGCCGTGGTGCACAACGCGCAGCTACAAGCGCGCCAGGCCACGGGCGTGCTGCAGCTGCAGGGGCAATTGGCAGGCAACCTGGAGCAGTTGCGCACCCGGCGCGGCACCGTGCTGGCCCGCCAACCCGTGCGCGCTTGGGTCCGCTACCAATACAGCTTCGCCAGGCGGCAAGGCACGCTCGAAAAAAGCGGCTTTACGCTGCACGGCGATACGCTGCACGTAGCGGGCACGCACACAGCCCACCGCCTAGGTGGCCAGCGCCTGCACATCAGCATACAAGGCAAGCAACCCCTGAGCCGGGTGCTGCCGCGCATGTTGCCGCACAGCCTAGGTGCCTACGTAGCCGAGGCCCGCAGCCCCAGCAAAGCTCACATCGAGCACCGTTTGCAAGGCGTTAGCGGCCCTACCACGTGGCCCCGCAGCACCACGCGCCTGCAGCTGCGCAATGCCCAGCTCAGTTGGCCCGATTCGGCCCGCCGAATTAGGCGCTGGAACATGCTGGCCGTGCTCGACAACGGCCCCGCCCACCACCCGCGCACCACCACGCTGCGCCTCGAGCACTGCCGCATTTTTTCGTCGGTGGGCGAGTTGGATGTGCAGCTAACCTTGCGTGATTTTCGGCGCCCCTACCTGGTGGGCCGCCTGCGGGGCCGTACCGATTTGCCCGCTCTGGCAGCCTTGGTAGCGCCAGGCTTTTGGCAAGGCCGGGCCGGTAGCGCCGAGCTCGATGTAGCCCTGCGCGGCCTGTTGCCGCCGCCACCGGGGCAATTGCGCCCCCGGCTGTCGGCCGAAAACCTGCAGGCCCGGGGCACGGTAGTGCTTCGCAACGCGGCTTTTCGCCTGCCCGACCGCAACGCCGAAGTGCGCCGCCTGAACGTGCACCTGCGCATGCAGGACAGCGTGTGGCAGCTCGGCAACCTTGCGGGCGAAGTAGACGGCATGCGCTTTCGGGCAACGGCCACGGCCACCCACCTGCTCGATTATTTCACGGGCCTGTCGGCCACCACGCACGTAACAGGCCGCTTTGCGCTCGACGAGCTGCGCATCGCCCGGCTGCGTGAGCTGCTGCGGCCGGCGGCACCTAGGGCAAGCAGCCCCGCCCGCGCCGCCGCGCCGCGCCGCACTGCCCCCGCCGACACCAGCTTGCTGCCGCCCGGCTTGCGGCTCAACATCGAACTCAGTTGCCAGCGCCTGCTGTTGCCCGCCGATACCGTGTACCGCCTTGCCACCGTACTGCAGCACGACCGCCGCCGCACGTGGCTGCGCAACCTTACGGCCCAGGTTTGGGGCGGGCAAGTGCGTGGGCAAGCCTCGTGGCCCGCCGCCGAAGCCCACCGCCCTGCCCCGCCCGGGTTTCGCCTCGATGTGCGTTTTGGCACGCTTAGCTACCAACGTGCGGTGCATTTGCTTACTGCCAAACCCAAGCGCCACTCCGCTGCCCCGGCCACGGCGCTTTCCGAGATGCTGCTGGCCGCCAACGGGCAGGCCACTTGTTACATAACCACCCTGAAGCTGCCCGCCAATGGCCAGGTGCAAAACCTGCGCCTGCAGGTACTGAAAACCGGCAACACGCTGCGCATGCCCTATTTGCTGTTTGGGGCCCCGGGCGGCGGAGTGGGCCGAGCCAACGCCACGGCCCGCCTGAGCGGCGGGGCGCTGGCCGCGGCCAACGCCAACCTGGAGTTGCGCTACCGCACCCTCGATGTGCAGCGCCTGCTGCTCCAACTAGCCAGCCTGGCCCCCGACGAGGCTCCGCAGGCGCCCGTTTCGGTTAAACCCAACGGCAACGGCACCAGCCGCATGCTCACCGACGGCCGATTGAGCGCCCGCCTGCGTGTGCGCGCCGAGCAGGTGCAATACGGCGTGCTTACGGGCACCAATTTCCGGGCGCTTTCAACCTTGCAACCCGGCACTGCCCGGCTCGAGGAGTGTGCCCTGAATGCTTTCGGCGGGCAATTTCGGTTGCGCGGGCGGCTGCAAACCACGGCGGTGCAAGGCCTGCACCCGCTGCATGCCCAGCTCGATTTGCGCAACGTTGCCCTGCCTCAGCTTTTCCGGCTGGCCGATGCCTTGCAGTTCGATGTACTGGGCAGCCAAAACATCCGCGGCACGCTGCACTGCAACGCCGACGTGCGCACCACCCTCGATGCCAATTTTTTGCCGGCGGCAGCGCGCACCGTTGGCTACGCCCGCGCCGACGTAAACCACCTAGAGTTGCTGAACATAGCCGCCCTCGAAGAGGCGTTTAAGTTGGCAGGCGCCCGCCGCACCAGCCATTTGGTGTTCGAGCCCGTTAGCTCGCGGTTTTTCTTCGACCGCGGCACCGTGCTCATTCCGTCGCTGCACCTCAATAGCAACCTCACCGACCTCGACGTGAGCGGCTTCTACAACCTAGGCGGGCAGGCCAACCTGTACCTAGGCCTCAGCCCTTTGCAGGCGTTGCTGGGCAACAACACCAAGCGCGTAGGCCGCATTCTGCGCGACGAGCCCGCCCGCCGCCCCGGCCGCAGCCTCACCTACGTAAACCTGCGCCGCGCGCCCCGGGGCCGCAACAACCTGCGCCTGTTCAAAGGTCACGCAAAACGCCAACAGCAAACGCTGCTGCAGCAGCAGTGCCGCCAGCTCCTGCTCACTCACCCGCTCGATACCACCCTTAACTTGCTGCAATAA